A region of the Roseiflexus sp. RS-1 genome:
GTTGCATACTGCCTTGCCACAAACAAGGGGGGAACACTCTGTTCCCCCCTTTGTGCTGCTGTATATGCGCCTGACTGCAACTACTGACCAATGCGGCGGTTGTCGAACGCCTGAATGGTGATCACGCTTGGGCGCGGCAGACCCTGACGGTCGGGCCAGGTGCTGATCGGCTTCTCGAATGTGCCACCCTCGCCCGGATGCTGGATTGCCAGGAACAGCGTGCGGTTATCGGGCGTGAACTCCGGACCGCACACCTCGCTTCCCGCCACCGACGAGAAAAATTGTTGGACGTGGCCGCGCTCCGAACCGGCGACCGGAATGGCGAACAGACCATCGTTCAGTTTGATCGCGCTGGGGGCGCCGTCGGTAGCGACCCAGGCGTTGCCAGCAAGGTCGAAGACAATGTTGTCCGGCGTGGCGATAGGGCTGACCTTGCTCTTGTCGTACCCGGCGAAGTAGGTCGACTCGTCGGTCGGCAAACCTGCCAGGATGAAGATGTTCCAGGTGAAGCGAGTTGCTGCGTGGTTGTTCCCTTCCTCGGTCAGTTCGATAATGTGACCAGCGCGGTTGTTCGCGCGCGGGTTGGCAGCATCGACCGGCGGACCGCTGCCGACGCCGCGCTGGCTGTTGTTCGTCAGGATGATGTAGACCTTCTTGTTGACCGGGTTGGTTTCGATGTCCTCCGGCCGGTCCATCTTGGTTGCGCCAAGCGCGTCGGCAGCGTTGCGCGTCTTGATCAGCACGTCTCCCTGCGACATGAAACCGTTGCCCTCGTTCAGCGGACCGAAGCCGTGCTTCAGCGGCAGCCACTCGCCGGTGCCGTCCGCGTTGAAGCGCGCAACGTACAGCATGCCATCGTCGAGGAGGTTGAAGTTCGCCTCACGGTTGCGCGGGTTGTAGCGCCCGTTCGAGACGAACTTGTAGACATACTCGCCGCGTGCATCGTCGCCGGAGTACGCCACAACCTGACCGCTGGGCGCGATCACAATCGTCGCCGCCTCGTGGCGGAAGCGCCCCAGCCAGGTGCGCTTCACCGGCACTGATTTAGGATTGTAGGGGTCGAACTCGACGATCCAGCCGAAGCGGAACCCTTCATTCGGTTCTTTGGCGACATCGAAGCGATCATAGAAGTTCTCCCACCTGCGCTCGGATGCGCCAGTCGGCATCCCGTAGCGTGCGTGGATCGCCTTGCGATAGTCGCCATCCCGCAACCCGCGCAGGTTGGCGAAATACTGGTGGAAGTTCTCCTCGGCGGTCAGCACTGTGCCCCACGGCGTCTTGCCGCCAGCGCAGTTATTCAGCGTGCCGAGAATGTTGCGCCCCGTCGGGTCAGCACTCGTCTTCATCCATTCATGGTCGGCTGCCGGACCGCTGATGGTCATCGGCGTGTAGCCAGTCAGTCGGCGGTTATAGGGCGAATTGCGCACTACATTCCAGCGACCATCGCGACCGCGCGCGACTTCGATAACCGTTACGCCATGCGCTGCCAGTTCGACATCGACCTGCGTCTTCGTAGGGTTGGGGTTCTCGACATCGTAGCCGGGGAACATCAGTTCGGGGTTGGTATATTCGTGGTTGACGACCAGCAAACCGCGCGTCGAATTGTTCGAGGTGTACGACGGCAACGGGAAATAGCCGATATAGTCGCAGTTGTAGCCGAACTGCTTCTCCTGCTTTTCCTTCGTCTGCGTCCAGACGTCGAACTCCGGCGCATCGGCGAAGATCGGCTCACCCCAGCGGATGAGCGTTGCTGCATAGTACCCGTCTGGTACGGCAATCTCATCTACTTCTGGTGCGGTTGGCGAAACTTTGCGGAACTTTGGCAGCATCGGCGCCGGGCGCGTTTGCGCTGTAGCAACATCAACGCCCATCGCTGTGGCGGCGACTACCAGCCCTGAAGTAACCGCGGCAGTCTTGAGGAAAGAACGGCGGCTCAGATGCTGTTCCAGAATGTCTTCGAAGTGCTCACCCTTGCCATCGACCGACCGGACGATCAGTTTGTCCTGTTCGTCGCGTCCACCCATAACAGCTTTCTCCCTTTCTAGAATCAGAATAGATGCCCCTGGCGGTTGCTTGGGTGTGTAGTGCAGATTACATACTTCCCGGAGCAGTTGTGATTCTAGCGTGCGGGTCGAGATGATTGGGTGCGCTGGCTGTAAAGTTCTTGTAAGATTTTTGTTAACTCGTGTTAATATATGTGCTCTTCTATTCGTCGTCGTGCTGCGCGCTCGCGATCTGCCAGGACGATCAGACTGTCGATCAGGCGGGTGAGGGTGGCATGAACCGCATTGATCTGGCGCAATTCCGGTTCGAGCAGCCACCAGGCAATGCGCCGCCGCAGCCGGTCGAGCAACCCGCGTGGCGGTTGCGGTTGGATTTCCCACATGGCGTGCAGCGCTGCGAGTTGCTCCGCCAGGTACGGGTCGCCCTGCGCAACATCGGTCAGCAATGGCAGGCCATCAGGCGCGGAGCGACGTTCGTTCAACGCGCGCGCGATCTGCGCCGCCAGTGGTTCATCGTCCGGTCCAGGCGGGACGAGGAAGATCGGTTCAGGGTGTGGCTTACCGTCGTTCATGGGTGTGGTCCTGTCACAATGCGATACACAGTAAACTCATCATCCTCATAGACCTGCGCGAGTTCCGGTTGCTGCGTAGCGCGTTCGCGCCATCCGGGCCGCTCACGGTCCATAGCATTGCGGCGCACCAGGATATACTCGCCCCCTAATCGCCGGAGGGTTGTCAGGGCGCGTTCGGATGGAAACTCGCGCAGCCATACCAGGTCGGCTGTCGCGCCAGCCGGCTCGAATGTGCCATAGCCCGTCAGACTTGGACGTTTCGAGAAAAGGGCGTAGTACTCGATCGCACCGGAGAAAGAATCAGGGACCTGAAGCGTTGCGCCGGATCCCGGTTGGGTCGCCAGCCAGCGATCAACCGGTCGTGGTGCGGTCGATGCGCTCCATGGAGCGGCGTGAGCGACTTCCAGCAGAACACCGCAGACCGCAACCACCCCCAGCGCCTGCCACGCTCGACGCCACTGCGCAAAAC
Encoded here:
- a CDS encoding PhoX family protein; this encodes MGGRDEQDKLIVRSVDGKGEHFEDILEQHLSRRSFLKTAAVTSGLVVAATAMGVDVATAQTRPAPMLPKFRKVSPTAPEVDEIAVPDGYYAATLIRWGEPIFADAPEFDVWTQTKEKQEKQFGYNCDYIGYFPLPSYTSNNSTRGLLVVNHEYTNPELMFPGYDVENPNPTKTQVDVELAAHGVTVIEVARGRDGRWNVVRNSPYNRRLTGYTPMTISGPAADHEWMKTSADPTGRNILGTLNNCAGGKTPWGTVLTAEENFHQYFANLRGLRDGDYRKAIHARYGMPTGASERRWENFYDRFDVAKEPNEGFRFGWIVEFDPYNPKSVPVKRTWLGRFRHEAATIVIAPSGQVVAYSGDDARGEYVYKFVSNGRYNPRNREANFNLLDDGMLYVARFNADGTGEWLPLKHGFGPLNEGNGFMSQGDVLIKTRNAADALGATKMDRPEDIETNPVNKKVYIILTNNSQRGVGSGPPVDAANPRANNRAGHIIELTEEGNNHAATRFTWNIFILAGLPTDESTYFAGYDKSKVSPIATPDNIVFDLAGNAWVATDGAPSAIKLNDGLFAIPVAGSERGHVQQFFSSVAGSEVCGPEFTPDNRTLFLAIQHPGEGGTFEKPISTWPDRQGLPRPSVITIQAFDNRRIGQ